From Halococcus salsus, the proteins below share one genomic window:
- a CDS encoding extracellular solute-binding protein, whose amino-acid sequence MAIENCGRSPQAATSRRNQASSDSNSTVTSRRALLGASGAILAGGLAGCAGLTGGTVSGSSNDDGSDDIQLEYWLYFGAQENEEMTSLVNEFNSQNNGITVNTQSVPFNNFLTKLFAAVNSGSAPHIASYYGSYGRHLEPICNPIDDYLSKGTKNKYFQVAWNNHQVNGQTYALPLDIHGKALYTNDAVLEEAGVDPDYTDWQSFSDACDAIISETNSNALSMLNGRAGQSALRAYIIPLIQAGGQIVEGEPDNYRVTINRGAGQKAAQLMADVTGRFGWDKQTFQSDFGRVNDFLNDDLGMLIEGTWGVNNFETEDGDLPEDLSFGFHKPFMFPGNGEDIAWAESNSMYFPRNDAHSDDEIQAAVKFAEYVTQNNTSWASAGGHLPAAKSVATSSEVKNTDLWKKYGTISTMYDMVTSGQVEYQPRTSIHLNSNQYWLPLYEMYLQNIDVGPALDRIVNSLQPALSNQ is encoded by the coding sequence ATGGCAATCGAGAACTGTGGTCGGTCACCGCAAGCAGCAACGTCACGCCGCAATCAAGCATCTAGCGACTCAAACAGCACGGTCACCTCTAGACGCGCCCTCCTCGGCGCTAGTGGAGCAATCCTCGCTGGAGGCCTCGCAGGCTGTGCTGGCCTCACTGGCGGTACTGTTAGCGGTAGTTCCAATGACGATGGCTCCGATGATATTCAACTCGAATATTGGTTGTACTTCGGAGCGCAGGAAAACGAGGAAATGACCTCTCTCGTTAATGAATTCAACTCACAGAATAATGGAATCACGGTCAACACCCAAAGTGTGCCGTTTAACAACTTCCTAACCAAGCTGTTCGCGGCAGTTAACTCGGGAAGTGCTCCCCATATCGCTAGTTACTATGGTTCCTATGGTCGCCATCTCGAACCGATCTGCAACCCAATTGACGACTATCTTTCGAAAGGCACGAAGAACAAATACTTCCAGGTCGCTTGGAACAATCATCAAGTCAACGGCCAGACTTATGCGTTGCCGCTTGACATCCATGGCAAGGCTCTCTATACGAACGACGCTGTCTTGGAGGAGGCAGGAGTTGATCCAGATTATACAGATTGGCAATCGTTTTCCGATGCATGTGATGCGATCATCAGTGAGACGAATTCAAACGCGCTTTCCATGCTCAATGGTCGGGCAGGTCAGAGTGCGCTCCGTGCTTACATCATCCCGCTCATTCAGGCAGGAGGGCAAATTGTAGAAGGAGAACCTGATAATTATCGCGTTACGATCAATCGAGGTGCTGGTCAGAAAGCAGCCCAGTTGATGGCGGATGTTACTGGAAGGTTCGGCTGGGATAAACAGACGTTCCAGAGCGACTTCGGGCGTGTCAATGATTTCCTTAATGATGATCTCGGAATGTTGATCGAAGGAACCTGGGGAGTCAACAACTTCGAAACCGAAGATGGAGATCTTCCTGAAGATCTGTCCTTCGGATTTCATAAGCCGTTCATGTTTCCCGGCAATGGCGAGGATATCGCCTGGGCCGAGAGCAACTCAATGTACTTCCCGCGTAATGATGCCCATAGCGATGATGAGATACAAGCGGCAGTCAAGTTCGCAGAGTATGTCACCCAAAACAATACTTCTTGGGCCTCAGCTGGCGGTCACTTGCCGGCCGCGAAATCTGTAGCGACATCGAGCGAGGTCAAGAACACCGACCTCTGGAAGAAATATGGGACCATTTCAACCATGTACGATATGGTAACAAGCGGACAAGTAGAGTACCAGCCACGAACAAGTATTCATCTCAATAGCAACCAATATTGGTTGCCGCTGTATGAAATGTATCTACAAAATATAGACGTAGGACCAGCACTCGACAGGATTGTCAACTCGCTTCAGCCAGCGTTATCTAACCAGTAG
- a CDS encoding ABC transporter ATP-binding protein, with product MGKITIDNVRKEYDGDSGSIVAVDGVSLGVRDGEFLTIVGPSGSGKSTLLRMIAGLEEITDGTISISDYVVNNIAPQNRGVAMVFQNYALYPHMSVRKNMSYGLKLTTDMPDEEIQTRVEETAEMMGIEDHLNKKPNNLSGGQQQRVATGRAIVRQPEVFLFDEPLSNLDAKLRLHMRTELQQIQNELETTSVYVTHDQTEAMTMSDRIVILDEGTIQQVGTPETVYAEPANRFVANFIGSPSMNFFDVTLDNETLVAEDFETELSADFASMVRSRAMTDDLVLGIRPEHITVEETGSNPVTADLDVLEHEGSDNYLYLSKGDSDWTVRVDGNTRFDPGETVELSLPEEHVHVFDSQTGENLLVSRTYQEISSSPTMAES from the coding sequence ATGGGCAAGATAACCATTGACAATGTGCGGAAGGAGTACGACGGCGACTCGGGATCGATAGTCGCAGTTGATGGCGTCAGCCTCGGTGTACGAGACGGGGAGTTCCTTACAATCGTCGGGCCGTCTGGGTCTGGGAAGTCAACATTGCTCAGGATGATCGCCGGGTTGGAGGAAATTACCGACGGGACTATCAGCATCAGTGATTATGTTGTCAATAACATCGCTCCGCAGAACCGAGGGGTTGCGATGGTGTTCCAGAACTACGCGCTCTATCCACATATGAGCGTGAGAAAGAACATGTCCTATGGTCTCAAGTTGACGACAGATATGCCGGACGAAGAAATCCAAACACGCGTTGAGGAGACGGCTGAGATGATGGGGATTGAGGATCACCTCAATAAGAAGCCTAACAACCTCTCTGGTGGACAACAGCAGCGTGTTGCTACCGGTCGTGCAATCGTCCGACAACCCGAGGTGTTCCTATTTGACGAGCCACTATCGAACTTGGACGCAAAGCTGCGACTCCACATGCGGACGGAGCTCCAGCAGATCCAGAACGAACTTGAAACAACCTCGGTCTACGTAACTCACGACCAGACCGAAGCGATGACGATGTCTGATCGGATCGTCATCCTTGACGAGGGGACGATTCAACAGGTCGGCACTCCTGAAACAGTGTACGCAGAACCAGCGAACCGATTCGTCGCGAACTTCATTGGCTCGCCCTCAATGAATTTCTTCGATGTTACACTGGACAACGAGACGCTTGTGGCGGAGGATTTCGAGACCGAACTGTCCGCAGATTTCGCGTCGATGGTTCGCAGCCGCGCCATGACTGATGATCTCGTTCTCGGTATTCGGCCAGAACACATCACAGTTGAGGAAACGGGTTCGAATCCAGTTACGGCTGATCTCGACGTTTTAGAACACGAAGGAAGCGACAATTATCTCTATCTTTCGAAGGGCGATAGTGACTGGACCGTGAGAGTCGATGGGAACACTCGCTTCGACCCGGGGGAGACAGTCGAATTGTCCCTTCCTGAAGAACACGTTCACGTCTTCGATAGTCAGACTGGAGAAAACCTTCTCGTGAGTAGGACCTATCAAGAAATCAGTAGTTCGCCAACTATGGCAGAATCATGA
- a CDS encoding GH32 C-terminal domain-containing protein: protein MDHNVAHSEDELAIPGQIACLVSNDPNESLASLDWCSLVAGATTLTAGNLSESDLDEYDVLWWHRETPLDQDDVSLEPIRSFVESGGGLLLSHGAVTAATALGIEAHEPDRLKRRTADSSGFLVRTLYDSHPVFAGINESDFQTTRPVDALAVHYEKRMPHDADVLAATVESSNHPARKSILHWNVGEGCVLGVGHGLASTTTDDAHQKTRTHLLGNVLTYLAGEGEPLPTMGKPKGREEFEAMRRAIPNPRHRPQYHFTPPANWLNDPNGLVQWNGQYHLFYQYNPAGPFHGTIHWGHAVSDDLVHWEDEPIALEPTPDSPDEHGCWSGAFVDDDGTPRAMYTGGSERIQLPCLATADDDDLRSWSKDPSNPVIESPPDSVDVLSSTHWEAEFRDHALYEDNGTWHQIIGSGIERKGGTAFLYRSEDLREWEYCHPLLAGDWRETGPMWECPELLRFDEGALLHVSDYTNVVVFTGTYDEDAMRFDPQHRCILDHGDFYAPQSFETDDGRTITFGWVREARSTESQWDAGWSGLMSLPRVISMTDEQRPRVEVAEEVTRLRKERHQFENVQVSPGGSGYLEGVSGDALEISVTFDTEGAEEFGLILRESPDGEERTIISCDMRYREVTVNRDESSLDPAVDDSPQSMPIRLEDDGTVTLHLFLDRSVVEVFANNAQCLTSRIYPMRSDSNGLDLYATRDEVTVASLDIWEMKPADR, encoded by the coding sequence ATGGACCACAATGTTGCTCATTCGGAGGATGAACTCGCCATTCCAGGACAGATTGCCTGTCTCGTCTCTAACGATCCGAACGAATCCCTAGCTTCACTTGACTGGTGTTCGCTCGTGGCTGGGGCTACCACGCTCACGGCTGGGAATCTTTCCGAGTCAGATCTCGATGAGTATGATGTACTATGGTGGCACCGTGAAACGCCCCTCGATCAGGACGACGTGTCACTCGAACCGATCCGTTCGTTTGTCGAGTCAGGTGGTGGGCTTTTGTTGAGCCATGGCGCGGTCACCGCCGCCACTGCGCTCGGCATCGAGGCGCACGAACCCGACCGGCTGAAACGACGGACTGCTGATTCTAGTGGGTTTCTTGTTCGGACACTCTACGACTCACATCCCGTATTCGCGGGAATCAACGAGTCGGACTTTCAAACGACGAGGCCAGTAGACGCACTAGCGGTCCACTACGAGAAGCGAATGCCACACGATGCGGACGTGTTGGCCGCGACGGTTGAGTCGTCTAACCATCCCGCTAGAAAGTCGATTCTTCACTGGAACGTCGGGGAGGGATGCGTCCTGGGTGTTGGTCATGGGCTTGCATCCACTACGACCGACGACGCTCACCAAAAGACACGGACACACCTATTGGGCAACGTTCTCACGTACCTTGCTGGGGAGGGAGAGCCACTACCAACGATGGGGAAGCCCAAGGGCCGCGAGGAGTTCGAGGCGATGCGACGGGCCATTCCGAACCCGCGCCACCGGCCGCAGTACCACTTCACGCCGCCAGCGAACTGGCTCAACGATCCGAACGGACTTGTCCAGTGGAACGGTCAATACCACCTATTCTACCAGTACAACCCGGCGGGACCGTTCCACGGAACGATACACTGGGGACACGCGGTCAGTGACGATCTGGTTCATTGGGAAGACGAACCCATCGCGCTCGAACCGACACCAGACAGCCCCGACGAACACGGGTGTTGGTCGGGTGCGTTCGTTGACGACGACGGAACGCCACGTGCCATGTACACCGGGGGAAGCGAGCGGATACAGCTTCCGTGTCTCGCCACAGCCGACGATGATGATCTCAGATCGTGGAGTAAGGACCCATCGAACCCGGTCATCGAGTCGCCACCCGATTCAGTTGATGTCCTCTCTAGCACCCACTGGGAGGCGGAGTTCCGTGATCACGCGCTGTACGAAGACAACGGAACCTGGCACCAGATTATCGGTTCCGGGATCGAGAGAAAAGGTGGTACCGCGTTCTTGTATCGATCCGAGGATCTCCGCGAGTGGGAGTACTGTCATCCGCTTCTTGCCGGTGATTGGCGCGAAACCGGCCCGATGTGGGAATGTCCGGAACTCCTCCGTTTCGATGAGGGAGCACTCCTCCACGTCTCTGATTACACCAACGTGGTCGTCTTTACCGGAACTTACGATGAGGACGCAATGCGATTTGACCCTCAACACAGATGTATACTTGACCACGGAGACTTCTACGCGCCACAGTCGTTCGAGACAGACGATGGACGAACGATCACCTTCGGCTGGGTGAGAGAAGCCCGTAGCACGGAGAGCCAGTGGGACGCCGGTTGGTCCGGTCTCATGTCCCTTCCGCGTGTGATCTCGATGACCGATGAACAGCGCCCTCGTGTGGAGGTTGCAGAGGAGGTGACGCGATTGCGCAAGGAGAGACATCAATTCGAGAATGTACAGGTTTCGCCGGGTGGGTCGGGATACCTCGAAGGTGTCTCAGGTGATGCTCTCGAAATCTCAGTTACTTTTGATACTGAGGGCGCGGAGGAGTTCGGGCTAATTCTCAGGGAATCACCGGATGGAGAAGAGCGAACTATCATCTCATGTGACATGCGCTATCGGGAAGTCACCGTCAATCGAGACGAGTCGAGCCTAGACCCAGCTGTCGACGACTCGCCGCAGTCGATGCCTATCAGACTCGAAGACGACGGGACAGTCACTCTGCATCTGTTCTTGGATCGGTCAGTCGTCGAGGTGTTCGCCAACAACGCCCAGTGCTTGACCAGCCGCATCTATCCGATGCGCTCGGACAGCAATGGACTAGATCTCTATGCAACCCGTGACGAGGTGACGGTAGCGTCGCTTGATATTTGGGAAATGAAACCGGCAGACCGATAG
- a CDS encoding TrmB family transcriptional regulator yields MPDQNNEKLALLKETLQENVGMSKYEADVYLALVRGGAQTMSELAKVSGVPKQRVYDTVEDLRDNEFVEIIDDYPRKAYAVDPTEALSDVQNQLKRAEEYLEEFHEVVETVESGIALFKSKRTIEKYVENLLTSAKHDILLLCPVSKLSLVADPLELCEDQQVRVIVSDPSPESTNDVDPDGVLPETVGAVRETTSAEHFALITDRNRGLYWSTASMEQSKDEEQGFYITNSQLALILDRFVSESVWPLSRPLRSRVPSLPQQYLRIRDCLSDLSQIAHERPLDSIRVEFEGYDTDSDEEVHEFGSLTSFYFTDYDRRASLTVDLGEADDGVQSPLVTVGGVGNRLEDYSAHIITISEINESTDDILDDETREYLRACQRELPHEFGTRSVVSGFAAYVDRMREIIEEWSNGYQSVGQSEAFKEALFRFDASERVPRIEWTQTRTEPGGHVAHTGHTFDNLGYDITLIGPLGTPIHSEFSREFRDQTLVSVGETTNTDYLRFKDQKLLFTEPNLDRISWETLLEEVELTELAEYVDGTSLMTVGTEFSTPTLPSLFRGLREDLWPTLSSPPDNVQVATDAIDRFGASQVRNGYAELGELDEIVTVTVNANRSQTRRFRDIYDGDPGTHSKSTVQRVRESLGVTRYIMHTNQGGTLATENNVLHAQAPQVVKPRQVRNVDAHFISGVAIGLTENVSDGALLILGNSVGRYFMRHKEAPNSEELRSFISQYDTFFKS; encoded by the coding sequence ATGCCTGATCAAAACAACGAGAAACTTGCTCTCCTGAAAGAGACGCTCCAAGAGAATGTCGGTATGTCGAAATACGAGGCTGATGTCTATCTGGCACTCGTTCGCGGTGGCGCTCAGACGATGAGCGAGCTTGCCAAGGTGAGCGGGGTTCCCAAACAGCGTGTCTATGATACCGTTGAGGATCTTCGAGACAACGAATTCGTCGAAATCATTGACGACTACCCCCGGAAAGCATACGCGGTTGACCCCACAGAAGCCCTCTCCGATGTCCAGAATCAGCTCAAGCGAGCTGAAGAGTATCTCGAAGAGTTCCATGAGGTGGTCGAAACCGTCGAGAGCGGGATAGCCCTGTTTAAGAGTAAGCGAACCATCGAAAAGTATGTCGAAAATCTTCTCACTAGCGCCAAGCACGATATCTTACTATTGTGTCCAGTCAGCAAATTGTCTCTTGTCGCCGATCCGCTTGAACTATGTGAAGACCAGCAGGTGCGAGTTATCGTTTCTGACCCCTCGCCTGAGTCTACAAACGATGTCGATCCTGATGGGGTGCTCCCCGAGACAGTTGGTGCGGTTCGTGAGACCACCTCGGCGGAACATTTTGCGCTCATAACGGATCGGAATCGTGGTCTCTACTGGTCAACCGCCTCGATGGAGCAATCGAAAGATGAAGAACAGGGCTTCTATATCACGAATTCACAGCTCGCGCTAATCCTTGATCGGTTCGTATCTGAGTCAGTATGGCCGCTCTCCCGACCGCTCAGGTCTCGGGTACCCTCTCTTCCTCAACAGTATCTTCGAATACGCGATTGTCTTTCCGATCTCTCTCAGATTGCTCATGAGCGTCCACTCGACAGTATCAGAGTCGAGTTCGAGGGATACGACACAGACAGTGACGAGGAAGTCCATGAGTTCGGGAGCCTAACCAGTTTCTACTTCACCGATTACGACCGACGTGCGTCGCTCACAGTCGATCTTGGCGAGGCCGATGATGGTGTGCAATCGCCGCTTGTGACCGTGGGTGGTGTCGGTAACCGTTTAGAAGATTACAGCGCGCACATCATCACGATCAGTGAAATAAATGAGAGCACCGACGACATACTTGACGATGAAACCCGCGAATACCTGCGCGCCTGTCAGCGAGAACTTCCCCATGAGTTCGGGACGAGATCAGTTGTCTCTGGATTCGCCGCATATGTCGACCGAATGCGGGAAATCATCGAGGAATGGTCAAATGGATATCAAAGTGTCGGACAATCAGAGGCATTCAAGGAAGCCCTCTTTCGATTCGATGCCAGTGAACGCGTCCCCCGTATTGAGTGGACCCAGACCCGGACCGAACCGGGCGGGCACGTCGCACATACCGGCCACACGTTCGACAATCTTGGGTACGATATCACGCTTATCGGACCGCTCGGAACACCAATCCACTCGGAATTCAGCCGCGAATTCCGCGACCAGACACTTGTTAGCGTAGGCGAGACGACAAATACGGACTACTTACGGTTCAAAGACCAGAAGCTACTGTTCACCGAACCAAACTTGGATCGGATTTCCTGGGAGACGCTCCTTGAAGAAGTCGAACTGACCGAACTGGCCGAGTATGTTGATGGAACTTCGCTCATGACGGTCGGGACAGAATTCTCGACGCCGACGCTTCCCTCACTGTTTCGAGGCCTTCGCGAAGATTTGTGGCCAACCTTGTCGTCTCCACCCGACAATGTTCAGGTTGCTACTGACGCTATCGACCGATTCGGCGCATCGCAGGTCCGCAATGGTTACGCTGAACTCGGCGAACTCGATGAGATCGTTACAGTTACTGTGAATGCCAACCGCAGTCAGACTCGACGTTTCCGGGATATCTATGATGGCGACCCCGGCACACACTCAAAATCAACCGTCCAGCGCGTCCGTGAGTCCCTCGGAGTGACGCGATACATCATGCACACAAATCAGGGCGGAACATTGGCCACAGAGAACAATGTGCTCCATGCTCAGGCCCCGCAGGTAGTCAAGCCGCGACAGGTACGGAATGTTGATGCACACTTCATCAGCGGGGTGGCAATCGGACTCACGGAAAATGTATCGGATGGCGCGCTGCTCATACTCGGAAACAGCGTCGGGCGATATTTCATGCGACACAAGGAAGCCCCCAATTCGGAGGAACTCCGGTCGTTCATCAGTCAGTACGACACTTTCTTCAAGTCGTAA
- a CDS encoding carbohydrate kinase family protein, whose translation AAGPHTVFLTQGADGARAFADERASWGPADTNHPGYEVDPVDATGAGDAFLAGVLHALADGKSLNETLVSANAVAALATTETGAIDALPRYEPVMDLRTEDHG comes from the coding sequence TGCAGCCGGCCCTCACACTGTATTCTTGACTCAGGGAGCCGACGGTGCGCGTGCATTCGCTGACGAGCGCGCGTCATGGGGACCTGCCGACACGAACCACCCGGGCTACGAGGTTGACCCTGTCGACGCGACCGGCGCGGGCGACGCCTTCCTCGCAGGTGTGCTTCATGCGCTCGCCGACGGTAAGTCGCTCAATGAGACCCTTGTATCGGCTAACGCAGTCGCCGCGCTGGCGACGACCGAAACGGGCGCAATCGATGCACTCCCGCGCTATGAACCCGTGATGGACCTCCGCACGGAAGACCACGGCTGA
- a CDS encoding PfkB family carbohydrate kinase, which yields MTDPTILVAGETLVDFLPVQSGPLSGVETFSRRAGGAAANVAIALARLNDQPWFLTNVSTDGFGDFLAATLEANRVPHRFVTRSDHPTTLAFVAHDEYADRSFTFYGTDAAAHHLSAGAVSNAVLDSLEWVCVNAPVALAAEPARSALNDLCERAREHGCHVMFDPNTRRELWPDEDTFHETLDAMLNQADVVKTSVEDL from the coding sequence ATGACCGATCCTACAATCCTTGTCGCTGGCGAAACACTTGTCGACTTCCTCCCCGTACAGTCGGGACCCCTTTCCGGCGTTGAGACATTTTCCCGGCGGGCAGGGGGTGCGGCTGCAAACGTGGCAATCGCGCTTGCGCGGCTCAATGATCAGCCGTGGTTTCTGACGAACGTCTCAACGGACGGCTTCGGCGACTTTCTCGCCGCGACGCTCGAAGCCAATCGAGTCCCCCACCGCTTCGTAACACGGTCCGACCACCCGACCACGCTTGCGTTCGTCGCACACGACGAGTACGCGGATCGAAGTTTCACGTTCTACGGGACGGACGCCGCCGCCCACCACCTCAGCGCGGGCGCGGTGTCGAATGCGGTACTCGACTCGCTTGAATGGGTCTGCGTCAATGCGCCGGTAGCTCTCGCAGCTGAACCCGCCCGGTCGGCACTGAACGACCTCTGCGAGCGCGCTCGTGAACACGGCTGTCACGTGATGTTCGATCCAAACACTAGACGGGAATTATGGCCTGACGAGGACACCTTCCATGAAACACTCGATGCTATGCTCAATCAGGCGGACGTAGTGAAGACGTCGGTCGAAGACCTCA
- a CDS encoding DUF7563 family protein, whose amino-acid sequence MPECENCGSFVTEQYVRVFAPPGMTSVRVCPNCPDLIRENGSVREAKSQRRN is encoded by the coding sequence ATGCCGGAGTGCGAGAATTGTGGTAGCTTCGTGACTGAGCAGTACGTCCGAGTGTTCGCCCCACCTGGAATGACTTCCGTGCGGGTATGCCCGAACTGTCCAGATTTGATCCGCGAGAATGGGAGTGTTCGAGAAGCGAAGTCCCAACGGCGCAATTGA